The genomic window AGAGCCGTTGCACCCCTCAATGTAAGGTCCACTGAGCGCTCAATAGTCACCAGCCCCCTTTCAATTATTAAGATTGGATCCCACACGAAAATAAGCGACAGTGCAAAGGCGAGGAAGTGTAGGCCGCTGCAGACCAGCAGAGTTAAAACTGCACTGGCATGGAACATTGCCATGAAAAAGCCTAGAAGCAGCCCCACAAGCAGTCCGAATTCTGTAAACCCCCTATACCATGCAAAGGCTCTCTCCCATTCCTCGCGGGTGTAAAGCTCAGCTATCAAAACGTTTCTGGGCGGATCATGAGCCACATGGAAAAACCACAACAAGATGTACAAGAACGTTAAGATTTTGACGTCCACAGTAAACGTGAAAAAATATAGAATAACGGCCATGGACAGGAAGGAGAGGAGAATATACCGCCTATAGCGTCCCTCCTTTTCGCAGGCGTATCCCCAGAGGAACGATGATGGAATGGTGACGAGAATGGCTAGTGCGGACATAAAGCCCACATCGATGAGCGATCCACTGATGGAAACAATGTAGAGTGGAAGGAAAACTGACAGCAAACCGAAGGCCATCTCGTGAAGGACGAAGCCGAGCCACCACATAAGTGAAGCAACCCAAAATAATGGGATAAAAAGTTTGCCGCCAAACATTATGTGGGATGAATGGAAAACCGCTAAGTGCCCAACGTGTTTCGTAAACGCTTTTAACCATCAAAAGGCATTGCTATTAGAAACCGTGAAGAAGGGCTTTAAGTGGAAAGCGAGAAGCTTGTCGTCGGTTTGGTTGGAATGCCTGGGGCTGGAAAATCCGTTGTGGTTAATGTGGCGAAAGCATATGGCTATGGCGTCGTCGTCATGGGCGACGAAGTGCGAGAAGAAGCCAAAAGGCGAGGTTTAGAGCCAACTCCGGAGAATCTTGGCCGCATCATGTTGGAACTGAGGCGTTTAGAAGGTGAAACAGTCATAGCGAAGCGGTGCATTCCCAAAATAGCCGCAATGGCTGAGGATAAAGTTGTCGTGGATGGCATAAGAAGCCTAGCTGAAGTTGAAGAGTTTAGGCGAAACTTCCCCAAATTCGTGCTTGTAGCCGTACATGCATCCCCCGAAACACGATTTAAGCGGCTTTTCCACAGGCGGAGAAGCGACGACCCTAAAAGTTGGGAAGTTTTCCACGAAAGAGACGTGCGGGAACTCAGTGTGGGACTCGGAAACGCCATAGCCCTAGCCGAGTACATGATAGTCAACGAGGAAAGCCTAAACACCGTTAAAAAGCAGGCCGCTGAAATCTTGAGGAGGATAGAAGCCAAATGGATGAAGTAGAAGTTTATGTTGAAGTGGAAATAAACCCGACAGAATCAGAGGAAAAAGTGAAGAGGGCCGTTGAAAACGTGTTCGGCAGCATACCCACCCAAATAAAGCCACTGGCAAAGGGTAGCCTATTAACCGCAGAGGCGAAAGGCCTTGAGGCCCTAACAAAGCTCTACAATCTACTGCGGAGAGAGCGCATCCGCGACGCCGCCCGCAGTGTTCTCTTCGAGGGTTTGAGCGGAAACACAATAACCTTTTACTTAAACAAGCAAGTCGCTTACGCCGGACACTTGTCCTTTTCAAAGGCCGTGGCAGAATCACCCCTAGGCCCAATAAAAGTGCAGATTAAGTGCGATGATCCAAGGCAGTTGATTGACTGGCTTGCACCAAAAACAGTCCAGTAGAGGTTGGATGCTATGGGTTTGGATGAAGTTTACCGCTACATTGATGAGCACGCAGACTCGTTCATAGAAGACCTTGTTAGACTTGTTAGGCAGCCAAGCGTCTCAGCAAAGGGCGAGAGCATGGAAGACTGCGCAAAACTCGTTGAGGAAATGATGCTTAAAGTCGGGCTTAATGCAAGGATTTTGAGGGGTGAAAGGGGAAACCCCGTTGTATATGGCGAAGTCAAATCTGAAAAAAACCACTAAAACGCTTCTATTCTACAACCATTATGATGTACAGCCTCCGGAGCCTCTGGAAGAATGGAAGTACGATCCCTTCAGCGGCAAAGTCGCCGACGGAAAAGTGTACGGCCGAGGCGCCGTGGACAATAAGGGAAACCTTGTTTCAAGACTTAAGGCTATCCAAGCTTACATGGAAACGGCTGGCAGTGTCCCAGTAAACATTAAGTTTGTTGTAGAAGGCGAAGAGGAAATTGGAAGCCCAAACTTGGAGCCAATAATCAAAAAGCACAGACGGCTTTTTTCGGCAGACGCTGCCCTATGGGAGTTCGGCGGCACCGATAGGCATGGAAGACCCCATCTATATTTGGGTTTGAAGGGAGTTCTATCCGTGGAGCTGCGGGCTAAGTGCGCCCTTAAAGATGTACATTCCGCCAATGCACCCCTAATCCCAAATGCAGCTTGGAGGCTTGTTTGGGCTTTAAGCACGCTGAAAGACAAGAATGAAAAGATCCTGATTGAGGGTTTTTACGACGGGGTTCAGCCCCCCTCCGATGAGGAAATCGGATGCTTAAAGAATATTCCCTTCGAGGAAAAAGAACTCAAAGAAGAGCTTGGCCTAAAACAGTTTTTGAGGGGCTTATCTGGCTTTGAAGCCTTGAAGGCTCTGCTTTTCCAGCCCACATGCACCATAAATGGCTTGTTGTCCGGCTATACCGGCAAGGGCTCCAAGACAGTTCTGCCCCGAGAGGCTATGGTTAAACTGGATTTTAGGCTTGTCCCAAACCAGAAACCCAACGAAATACTTAGGAAGTTGAAACGCCACCTAGAAGTCCAAGGCTTCAGCGACATTGAAATAGTCCAGTACGGCTCCACGGAACCCGTTAAAACACCGGTCAGCGACCCTTTTGTGGGTTTAGTGGCAAAAACAGCTGAAAAGGTTTATGGAAATAAAGCCGTTATATACCCGCTTAGCGCAGGCTCTGGACCCATGCACTTGTTCCGAAATCTTTTAGGTTTTCCAGTGGTTTCAGCCGGATGCGGCCATCCAGAATCCAACACCCACGCGCCAAACGAAAACCTCAGGATTGAAAGCTTCATTAAAGGAGTCAAGTTCATCGCCGCCTTAATAGATGACTTTGCCAAATGGTGATGCCAGTTTGTCATCCAAGGCGACGATAACCGACAGGGGTGCCATAATCCTCGGCAAAAGCGTGGCATGTGACGCCTTCGAGGAATCCAGACCCATCAGAATCGTAACCCACGCCCATGCGGACCACATGATTGGCTTGCAGCAAAGCCTCCGCACATGCGAAAAAGTCCTCATGACGAAAGCCACGAAGGATCTAATTGACGTTATGCGGAGTCCCCTTTTCCTCATGGGCGGATACGTGGAAACACTGGATTATGGTAAGGTCATGAATTACGGAGAGGAAAGCATAACCCTTTTCCCCGCGGATCATATTCTAGGCGCGGCCCAAGTGCTTGTTGAAGACGCTGAAGGCACAAGGATAGTCTATACGGGAGACTTTAGGCTTGAAGGAACACCAGTGCTGGAGGCAGATATCCTCGTAATAGAAGCCACATACGGTAGCCCCTCATGCAGACGCCCCTTTAACCGGGACGTTAAGGAAATGCTTGTTTCCATCGTGGAGGAAGGCCTAAAACACGGCGCCGTTTATGTTTTCGGCTATCATGGCAAACTACAAGAGGTCATGCAGATCCTTTATGAGGCTGGCTTAAAGGCACCGTTCATAGCACCAGAAAGGGTCTTCCAAGTTTCAAAAATATGCGAAAGGCATGGCATGCGCATTGGGCGCGTTTACAGGCTTGAGGAGAAGGAGTTTAGGGGCATGCTTGAAAGAAATCAGCCCTGCGTGGCTTTCTATCACATGGGCTCGCGGGGCAGAGTTGGGCGGGGATGCTTCTGCATCTACGTTAGCGGCTGGGAGTTTGACATGCCATGTCGGGAAATCGCCGAGAAAGAGTATGTTATAGCCCTCAGCGACCATTCGGATTTTGACGGTTTAATGGAATATGTGAGGCGTTCAAAACCCAAATTTGTTATAACTGATAATTTCCGTGTCGGTTATGCTGAGACTTTGGCTAGGTGTATACAGCGTCGTTTCAATGTTTCGGCTGTGGCTTTGCCTAGGCGTTGAGCGTTTGTATTAAGTATTACTACACAAGATTTATCTTCTATTCTGCAATTTATACTATTGAGTTCGGATATAGATTCCGAACTCGTATGACTTAAATAAGAAGAAACCAGACCACTCGGATGCGGAAAAGGCATGCCCTCCCCACTGCAGCCAGAGTTCTTCGTATTGGTAGGCATAGACCTATTCCTAGCCATGAGCCTCCTCACATGCCTATTAGACCGCCACTTCCCATGGCAGCTTCCCTACGTCTATCAGCTTGCCGCCCTAGCCGGTTTTGGACATCTCCTTGTAAGCCGAGAATTCATGATGGCCTTCGGCGAGTACATGCGTTTCTGGTACAGCCTCCTATATTTGGCGATAGCCCTAGCCAACATCATAGCCCTAAACATCTACCTAGGCATGGTTAAGAGGCTCATGAACTACGCCAGAATCTTCATGGCAACCGTCACAATCCCATCGCTAACCCTCGCAGTTTTCTTCCTATCCAACTATGCAGAAGTAGCCGCCCACCCCCTGGTCATGATTCCTCAAATGGGCTGGGAAGCCACCTTCGTGGGCATAGTGGCCTTCGACACCCTCGTAGTGGGGCTGGGCACATATGTATTCTTCAAACCACGATGGTGGTACATAGCCCTAGGCGCAGGCACCATAATAGCCGCAGCAGCAGCCTACGCCATATACAAACCCACGTGGGGAGAGGCAGCCTTCATCGCATCCGCCACAGCCCTAGCAATAGCCTGCGCCGTAGTCCTAGCCCTAAGCCTCTACATCCTCGTAAAAATCTGGATAGAAACCCTAAAAGAAAGGAAAAAACGAAAAGGAGGTGAAAACACAAAATGAAAACAAACTACAAGAAAATACTAAAATTTGTAACGTTGCTAGCATCAACATTGCTCATTGGAACAGCGAGCGCCGCAGTGTATAGGTACATGTACATAGAGGGTACTATTACGGTCGGTAAGCCTTTACTTGTATGGATAAAAGGTGAGGACGTAACATCCCAGATTGTTGGCAGTACAGCAATCTTGGATGTAAATGTAGAAAAAGACCGTCCACAAAACTTTACAAATGCTTTGTATCTAAAAAACAATGCTACATACTCGGTAAACGTCAACTACAAAATAACTATTTTAACGTCTCTCTCGAGCTCTGATTTTGAAGTGGCTAAGATACACATATACACAAATGCGTCTGGAATTTGGGAATACCTAAATACTCTTGACCTAACAAATTCTGCGGACTACTATCAAGGCGTATTGGAGCAAGGCAAATACCTACGTCTTTCAATCGAAGTAAAGGCAACTGCAGAAGTGGCAAAGTCATTCAAAGTTCAAGTAGAATACTGGACATAATTACTCATCTCTCTTTTTCTAACACTTTTGCTTCTTTATTGTTAACAAGGTTGGATGGAACATTTTGTAATCGTAAACTCGTTCTCTGCCAAAGTTTAAATTTGAGGGGTAATATGTATCATTCGGTTTGGCACATCTGGATGGTGAATAACGAATGGGCAAGTCGTCTTTGTTTTCGGGTTTTTATCGGCTTAGTCCAAAGGAGCGTTTGGCGTTTGTTAAGGAGTTTGCTGGTTTGACTGATGAGGAGTGTGCTTTGCTGCAGAATACTGGTGGTTTGCCGCTGGAACTGGCTGATCGCATGATAGAGAATGTAGTAGGTGCTTTTCCAGTGCCGCTTGGAATTGCCGTGAACTTCCTCATTAATGGGCGGGACTATTTGATTCCTATGGCGATTGAGGAGCCTTCTGTGGTGGCTGCGGCTAGTTATGCGGCTAAAATGGTGCGGGAGGGCGGGGGCTTCCACACAAGCAGCACTCCACCAATAATGATTGGACAGGTGCAGGTGGTTCGCGTTAAAGACCCTTACGCTGCTAGGCTTCGCGTTTTAGAGGCTAAGGACGAGATTTTGAAGAAGGCGAATGAGCAGGACCCGGTGTTGGTTTCGGTTGGCGGCGGAGCCAAAGACCTAGACGCCAAAGTCATTCACACTGTGCATGGGCCGATGGTTATTGTGGAGTTGCATGTGGACGTCCGGGACGCTATGGGCGCTAACGCTGTGAACACCATGTGCGAGGCTGTTGCCCCGCTGGTTGAGCGGATCACCGGAGGCCGCGTTTATCTGCGAATAATCTCGAATCTAGCGGTTAAACGTCTAGCCAGAGCATGGTGTGTCGTGCCCAAGGAGGCTGTTGGCGGCGAGGAGGTTGTGGACGGCATCGTGAACGCTTGGGCTTTCGCCGCTGCTGATCCATTTAGGGCTGCCACGCATAATAAGGGGATTATGAATGGCATAATTGCCGTTGTAATCGCCACATGCAATGATCATCGCGCCGTGGAGGCTGGCGCCCACGCGTATGCTGCCCGAAGCGGCCACTACACAACACTTTCCACATGGGAGAAAAACGAGAACGGCGACTTGGTTGGATCCATTGAGCTGCCTATGGCTGTTGGCATAATAGGTGGGGCGGTGCGAACCCATCCCGTAGCCAAAATCTGCCTAAAAATCTTGGGCGTGAAGACGGCCAACGAATTCGCCGAAGTCTTGGCGGCGGTGGGCCTAGCCCAAAACCTAGCCGCCTTAAGAGCCCTAGCCCAGGAGGGTATCCAGCGAGGTCACATGGAGCTTCACGCCCGAAACATCGCCATCATGGCGGGTGCCACAGGCGAGCTGATAGACCTAGTTGCCCAGAAAATGGTTGAGGAACGCAAAATCCGCATGGACAGAGCCAAAGAACTCATCGAACAGTATAAGGCAACGGGAAAAATCTAAAAGACGCGCTCGCCGCATTAAGAAGCGGCGGTACAATGAAGATTCTCCCCGGACCAGCCTCCAAAGAGCTCGGCGAAAAAATAGCCAGCCTCCTAGGCCTGGAGCCAACCTCCGTCTTTTTTAAGGCTTTTCCAGACGGTGAATCCTACGTGAGGATTGAAGGCTCTGTTGATGGTGAAACCGCAGTTATTGTGCAGACCACAAGCCCTCCGCAAGATCAGCGGCTTATCCAGTTAGCTTTGATGGCGGATGCCGCTAAAAGGAACAACGCTAAAACCGTTGTGGCCGTTGTGCCCTATTTGGCTTATGCCCGCCAAGACAAGATTTTCCTCAAGGGCGAACCAATAAGCATAGAGGCCATTGCAAGAATGCTGAAGGCTGCAGGTGTCGACAGCTTAATTACCGTAAACATCCACGAGAAGAACGTGCTGGCAAGGTTCCCCTTTCCAGCTAAAAACCTTTCAGCTATACCACTTCTAGCGGAGCACCTCAAACAGAGAGGTTTCAAGGATTCATTTGCACTCGCTCCGGATAAGGGCGCCGTGGGCATAGTTCAAGAAGCCTCCATGGTTCTGGGCTGTGATTGCGGCTATTTGGAAAAGCAAAGGGACCGCTATACTGGGCTGGTAAGCGTGGAAAAAAGGGAATTCAACGTTAAGGGCAAAGCGGTCATAATTTTCGATGACATCATTAGCACCGGCGGAACCATCGTGGCAGCTGCAAACCTCCTTTACGAGCTTGGAGCCACGGAAGTTTACGCTGCGTGTGTGCATCCACTGCTGGTGGGGGAAGCTGAAAAACGCTTGCGGGAAGCCGGCGTTAAAGAGGTTATTGGAACAGACAGCGTTCCCAGCCCCGTTAGCAAGGTTTCACTAGCACCGCTCATAGCTCAAGCCCTAAGGGAGCTTCAAAGTGGCTAGGCTCTTCTTCCTCTTGTCAGGCGAGCATGAAACCCTGCCCGCCGCTGAGCTAAAAGCTATCTTGGAGGCTGAAGGCTATGCCTATGCAGTTCTGGAGAAGCTTGATCAGGTTTTGAGGGTTGAAGCCGACGCGAAGTGTGTGGAAGCCGTTAAGAGGCGGGCAGCCCTAACAAGGCTTTGCGCATTAGAGCTCTTCACATGCGAGGCTGACTCCAGCGAGGCTGTTAAGGCCCTCCGTGCAGTAAACGTCAGCGCCTTTCTGGAGAAGGGCGAAAGCTTCGCAGTACGCATAAAACACGTGAAAAACCATGCTAAGCATGTAGATGGATTGATTTTGGAGCGGAAACTCGGCGAAATAATCCTAGGCATGGCTGAAAAAGCCAAAGTAAACCTTCAAGCACCGCAGAAAACTTTTACGGGAATACTAACAGACAACAAGCTTGTTTTCGGCTTGAGGCTGACAGAGATCCCGCCAAAACCCTTCATGGAGAGACGCCCAAAAAATAGGCCCTTCTTCCACCCCTCAGCCATGCATCCGAAACTGGCAAGATGCATGGTGAACCTAGCTAGGCCGAAGGCTGGCGAGCTGGTTTTTGACCCTTTTTGCGGAACAGGGAGCATGCTGATCGAGGCGGCGCTGATAGGCTGCCGTGTCCTAGGCACCGACATTCAGAGGCGAATGGTGAAAGGATGCAAATCTAACCTCGCCTATTACGGCATAAAACCCGAAGGGCTTATTGTGGCGGACGCCAAAAACCCGCCAATGGCCAAAGTGGACTGTGTTGTGGCGGATCCGCCCTACGGGAAAAGCGCCACAACCCTCAAGCGGGCAACAAAACAGATAGTTGAAGAATGCCTAAGCGCTGTCCGAGACATGCTCAGCGAAGGCGGGCACGTGTGTATGGCGGCGCCAAAAACAGTGAGCATAAGCCAAATAGGCAAAGCGTTAGGCTACAAGCACGTGGAATCTCACATAGTCTACATACATAGAAGCCTAACCCGCGAAATCGCAGTATTCGAGAAAATTTAACGTTTAGAAGGGTTATTGCCTTACCTTGGCTTAATAATATTCTTAACAGCTTTGACTCAAATGGTTAAGGCACGACGAAAGAGGCTTTTAACCAGTGGGCTTTACTCGGTTGTCAGACACCCCAATACCTCGGAATTATTGTTATGACTTTAGGGTCAACCATAATGTCCATACAATGGTCAGAACTGACATCTAGCGTTGTTTTAATGTGGCTCGCTGAAGTTTTCGGCTACGTTTTGTTGGCAAGCTACGAAGAGCGCTACCTATTAAGCGAGCTTGAAAAGACTATCAACAATACAAACAAAAAGTTCCATTTATTTTCCCAGTAAGAGTAAGCAAAATGCCCGAACCAGTTCTCACATTAATAATAGTACTTAACAATATCTTTAATGCTTACACTCATATAAACTCGCATACAAGGCTATTATGGATATTGTTGGTACGATTAGGCCGATGGCAGCAGTAAATTGTATCGTTAATCCCCATAAGTCGAAAGCGATGGTTGCAAAACTAGCCAGCATTGCACTCCAAAAACCCCACTTCTGTCCCGCCAATAAGCCAAGGGCAGCGATGAGCCCCAAAACACCCAGAAGCAGAAACATGGCAAAGAGTATGGCCGAGGTCATTGGCGAGATAGGTATGTCCAAAAACTGGCCCATCCCCTCTGGTGTTCCGACTGCTGCAAAGCAAAGTCTGCCTACAGACTGAACAATCCATAAAAAGCTGACAAAAACCACTATCTTGTCCCTTGCCATGGAAGTCACCCTTTTTCATGTTCTCTCTTAAGCTGAATGGCTATGTTCTTACCGAATTCTTTACATTTCGGCAGTTCATCTTCTAGGATGGGGCCCTTAATTCCCTTAACTTTTATTGATAAGCCAGCAACTACGCGTTTAAAGTCCGGAGCCTTTTCGCTTATGTGCTTTTCCATTTTCTTAACCGCCTTCTTGAAGTCCCCACCCATAAAAGTGTCAAAAACAGCATACCTCCTTCCCTCCAATCTTAATCCCCCAAGCCTGTCGATGAAGCCTCTAATGCCTCTTGTAGGTCCGCCGACGTGATTTGGAGAACCAATCAATATCGCGTCAAATAGGGAAATTTCATTTAAGTCTACATCCTTCACCTCTCTTAGAGAAACATCAATTCCATCGTTTTCCTTTATTCCCTCGGTGATGGATTCTGCCACGCGTTTGGTGTTGCCATAACGCGATTCAAAAACTATAAGCACTTTCGCCATGAATAACCAAATCCACTAATATGT from Candidatus Bathyarchaeia archaeon includes these protein-coding regions:
- a CDS encoding MFS transporter, whose protein sequence is MWWLGFVLHEMAFGLLSVFLPLYIVSISGSLIDVGFMSALAILVTIPSSFLWGYACEKEGRYRRYILLSFLSMAVILYFFTFTVDVKILTFLYILLWFFHVAHDPPRNVLIAELYTREEWERAFAWYRGFTEFGLLVGLLLGFFMAMFHASAVLTLLVCSGLHFLAFALSLIFVWDPILIIERGLVTIERSVDLTLRGATALLRLSSEAWMELKADNVKAFCVGFALFSLATNVLFTPMAIFLSKGLGYSGNLVFALFAVNSIGGIIGYFITMRGYPNIDTEKMMLCRVALFRGLLSLGLLASIHTLLLRTFTVAIVLFLLGFLYALFAVYTSALSMELLPREKVGAYNALEGFGRACGSLIGPFLAEKLSFQYVFLASSLTFLAAYLAFKVFR
- a CDS encoding AAA family ATPase; translated protein: MESEKLVVGLVGMPGAGKSVVVNVAKAYGYGVVVMGDEVREEAKRRGLEPTPENLGRIMLELRRLEGETVIAKRCIPKIAAMAEDKVVVDGIRSLAEVEEFRRNFPKFVLVAVHASPETRFKRLFHRRRSDDPKSWEVFHERDVRELSVGLGNAIALAEYMIVNEESLNTVKKQAAEILRRIEAKWMK
- a CDS encoding RNA-binding domain-containing protein; this translates as MDEVEVYVEVEINPTESEEKVKRAVENVFGSIPTQIKPLAKGSLLTAEAKGLEALTKLYNLLRRERIRDAARSVLFEGLSGNTITFYLNKQVAYAGHLSFSKAVAESPLGPIKVQIKCDDPRQLIDWLAPKTVQ
- a CDS encoding M20/M25/M40 family metallo-hydrolase produces the protein MAKSNLKKTTKTLLFYNHYDVQPPEPLEEWKYDPFSGKVADGKVYGRGAVDNKGNLVSRLKAIQAYMETAGSVPVNIKFVVEGEEEIGSPNLEPIIKKHRRLFSADAALWEFGGTDRHGRPHLYLGLKGVLSVELRAKCALKDVHSANAPLIPNAAWRLVWALSTLKDKNEKILIEGFYDGVQPPSDEEIGCLKNIPFEEKELKEELGLKQFLRGLSGFEALKALLFQPTCTINGLLSGYTGKGSKTVLPREAMVKLDFRLVPNQKPNEILRKLKRHLEVQGFSDIEIVQYGSTEPVKTPVSDPFVGLVAKTAEKVYGNKAVIYPLSAGSGPMHLFRNLLGFPVVSAGCGHPESNTHAPNENLRIESFIKGVKFIAALIDDFAKW
- a CDS encoding MBL fold metallo-hydrolase, yielding MSSKATITDRGAIILGKSVACDAFEESRPIRIVTHAHADHMIGLQQSLRTCEKVLMTKATKDLIDVMRSPLFLMGGYVETLDYGKVMNYGEESITLFPADHILGAAQVLVEDAEGTRIVYTGDFRLEGTPVLEADILVIEATYGSPSCRRPFNRDVKEMLVSIVEEGLKHGAVYVFGYHGKLQEVMQILYEAGLKAPFIAPERVFQVSKICERHGMRIGRVYRLEEKEFRGMLERNQPCVAFYHMGSRGRVGRGCFCIYVSGWEFDMPCREIAEKEYVIALSDHSDFDGLMEYVRRSKPKFVITDNFRVGYAETLARCIQRRFNVSAVALPRR
- a CDS encoding hydroxymethylglutaryl-CoA reductase, degradative, yielding MGKSSLFSGFYRLSPKERLAFVKEFAGLTDEECALLQNTGGLPLELADRMIENVVGAFPVPLGIAVNFLINGRDYLIPMAIEEPSVVAAASYAAKMVREGGGFHTSSTPPIMIGQVQVVRVKDPYAARLRVLEAKDEILKKANEQDPVLVSVGGGAKDLDAKVIHTVHGPMVIVELHVDVRDAMGANAVNTMCEAVAPLVERITGGRVYLRIISNLAVKRLARAWCVVPKEAVGGEEVVDGIVNAWAFAAADPFRAATHNKGIMNGIIAVVIATCNDHRAVEAGAHAYAARSGHYTTLSTWEKNENGDLVGSIELPMAVGIIGGAVRTHPVAKICLKILGVKTANEFAEVLAAVGLAQNLAALRALAQEGIQRGHMELHARNIAIMAGATGELIDLVAQKMVEERKIRMDRAKELIEQYKATGKI
- a CDS encoding ribose-phosphate diphosphokinase, producing MKILPGPASKELGEKIASLLGLEPTSVFFKAFPDGESYVRIEGSVDGETAVIVQTTSPPQDQRLIQLALMADAAKRNNAKTVVAVVPYLAYARQDKIFLKGEPISIEAIARMLKAAGVDSLITVNIHEKNVLARFPFPAKNLSAIPLLAEHLKQRGFKDSFALAPDKGAVGIVQEASMVLGCDCGYLEKQRDRYTGLVSVEKREFNVKGKAVIIFDDIISTGGTIVAAANLLYELGATEVYAACVHPLLVGEAEKRLREAGVKEVIGTDSVPSPVSKVSLAPLIAQALRELQSG
- a CDS encoding TRM11 family methyltransferase — translated: MARLFFLLSGEHETLPAAELKAILEAEGYAYAVLEKLDQVLRVEADAKCVEAVKRRAALTRLCALELFTCEADSSEAVKALRAVNVSAFLEKGESFAVRIKHVKNHAKHVDGLILERKLGEIILGMAEKAKVNLQAPQKTFTGILTDNKLVFGLRLTEIPPKPFMERRPKNRPFFHPSAMHPKLARCMVNLARPKAGELVFDPFCGTGSMLIEAALIGCRVLGTDIQRRMVKGCKSNLAYYGIKPEGLIVADAKNPPMAKVDCVVADPPYGKSATTLKRATKQIVEECLSAVRDMLSEGGHVCMAAPKTVSISQIGKALGYKHVESHIVYIHRSLTREIAVFEKI
- a CDS encoding flavodoxin domain-containing protein, which translates into the protein MAKVLIVFESRYGNTKRVAESITEGIKENDGIDVSLREVKDVDLNEISLFDAILIGSPNHVGGPTRGIRGFIDRLGGLRLEGRRYAVFDTFMGGDFKKAVKKMEKHISEKAPDFKRVVAGLSIKVKGIKGPILEDELPKCKEFGKNIAIQLKREHEKG